A genome region from Setaria italica strain Yugu1 chromosome III, Setaria_italica_v2.0, whole genome shotgun sequence includes the following:
- the LOC101768233 gene encoding serine/arginine-rich-splicing factor SR34, protein MTRRNGCTIYVGNLPGDIREREVEDLFYKYGRIVEIDLKIPPRPPGFAFVEFEDPRDAEDAIYGRDGYNFDGHRLRVELAHGGRGPSFDRSSSHNSVGRRGATRRSDYRVMVTGLPSSASWQDLKDHMRRAGDVCFSDVYREAGATIGIADYTNYEDMKHAIRKLDESEFRNAFSRSYIRVREYDARRSRSRSRGRSHSRSKSRSRSRGRSYSRSRSHSYSRSRSPRSRSASQSRSPVKARSPSRSQSPRASPPRDKSASRSPARSKSLPRSDSPAKAE, encoded by the exons ATGACCCGGCGGAACGGCTGCACGATCTACGTGGGCAATCTCCCCGGTGACATCCGCGAGAGGGAAGTAGAGGATCTCTTCTACAAG TATGGCCGTATCGTGGAAATTGACCTGAAAATTCCTCCAAGGCCTCCTGGTTTTGCTTTTGTTGAG TTTGAGGACCCACGTGATGCTGAAGATGCAATTTATGGTCGTGATGGATACAATTTTGATGGCCATAGGTTGCGG GTGGAATTAGCTCATGGTGGAAGAGGCCCATCTTTTGATCGATCAAGCAGCCATAATAGTGTTGGACGCCGCGGTGCAACTAGGCGATCTGATTACCGCG TTATGGTTACTGGACTACCTTCTTCAGCATCATGGCAAGATCTCAAG gATCATATGCGGCGAGCTGGTGATGTCTGTTTCTCCGATGTTTATCGTGAGGCTGGAG cTACTATTGGAATAGCTGATTATACCAACTATGAAGATATGAAACATGCG ATAAGGAAACTTGATGAGTCCGAGTTCCGTAATGCATTTTCACGGTCATATATCAGG GTGAGGGAGTATGATGCGAGGCGCAGCCGCTCTCGCTCCAGAGGCAGAAGCCATAGCCGCTCTAAGTCAAGAAGCAGAAGCCGCGGACGCTCTTACTCGAGAAGCAGAAGCCACAGTTAtagcaggagcaggagcccAAG aTCGAGATCTGCTTCTCAGTCACGATCACCTGTTAAAGCAAG ATCACCATCCAGATCCCAGTCACCTCGTGCTTCT CCTCCGCGCGACAAGTCCGCTAGCAGGAGCCCTGCCAGGAGCAAAAGTCTGCCCCGATCTGATTCTCCC GCAAAAGCTGAGTGA